The Candidatus Dadabacteria bacterium genome segment CCTGCTCGGCAAGAGTCGCCATCTCCTGCATCTTGCTGCTCCCTCCCGTGAGCACCACCCCAGCCGGAAGCATGCCGATGAATCCCTGCTTTAAGAATTCTTTTTTTATCAGAGTAAAGATCTCCTCCATTCTCAATTGGATTATCGTCGTAAGGTCTTTTTTCAGAATACGCTTGGGCTCGCGTCCCGAAGCGCTTTTTACCTCTATTCTGTCGTCGCTTATCATTTCATTCGGCTTGGCTGTGGCCACGCCGTGATTTTCCTTTAGCCTTCTTGCCTCGGGGAGTGGCACGGAGAGTCCGAACGCGATATCCCTGTCGAGATGGTCTCCCCCGAGGGTGATGCTTTCGGTATATTTGACGCTTCCGTTTATAAACACCGCTATATCACAGGTGCCTCCTCCGAAATCTATCATCGCTACCCCAATTTCTCTCTCGTCATGCGTAAGAACCGCTTCGCTTGAAGCTATCTGCTCAATTACCATGTCAACGGAACTCATCCCCGACATCTCTATGCATTTTATGATGTTGCGGGCCGCGGTCACGTCCCCCGTGACTACGTGGACGTTTGCCTCAAGTTTTAATCCGTGGATACCGACCGGATCGTTTATGCCGCTTTCCTTGTCAACCGTGTATTCCTGCGGGATGGCGTGGATAATTTCCCTTTCCGCCGGAATCAAGAGGGCGTTTGCCGACTCTATGACTCTATCGATATCCTTGGGGGTCACCTCCTTTTCCCGCAGGGTGACCATTCCGTGCCCGTTCATTCCTTTTATATGCCCGCCCGCTATTCCTACTATGACCTCCTTTATCGCATGTCCGGACATGTGTTCGGCTTTCTCGACTGCGTTTTGTATGGAGTCCACGGTTTTCTCTATGTTGACCACTACCCCCCTTTTGAGCCCGTGGGAGGGGTGGTTACCGACGCCGATTATCTCGGTTTCGCCGTTTAGGTCGGACTCCCCAACCACTACGGAGACTTTTGTTGTTCCTATGTCGAGACCAACTATCGGTAGCGAGCTGTTTTTTCTCTGTGCCATTTCGTGATGTTAGGAATCGTAGCCTATTACGCCTACCTCGCCCGAGCTTATGTCTATGTCTTTTTCCACTAGGTTGTTCTTGCGCGAGTGAACTATTATCCTCTCAACCTTGTGCCACTTGCTTTTCATGTTGTTTTTCCCGAAGGTTACGAACCTGCGGTCAAGGGTTAAGAGCTTGATGCCGAAGTTTTCTTCTACTACTACCTCCGAAATCTCCGACCAGCCAAGAGCCGGACTTGACTTGGAGAGGTTGAGAATCTCGATTGCTTGGAGCATGAGACCTGGACTGACTTCCTCTTTGCTTGAGATAACCGGAAAATCAAGACCTTGCGACGGTTCTGCTAGGCCTAGCCGTCTTCCCGTTACGTCTATGTAGTGTGGCTTAGCCCCCTCCTGGGCCACTATGCAGAAAGGTTCGGTTTCGTAGATCTCAACTTTTATTTTTCCGTGAAGAAGCTTCTTCACCCGCACTTCGCTTACCCATGGATTCTCAAGGATCTCCTGCTTTGCTTTGGAAGTGGGAAACAGCATGGATGTTGACCCGGCTCTTATTCCGGAGCGTTTTATGATTTCCGAGGAACTTATCTTGCTGTTTCCTGTGATGACAACCTCCTTTACGGTAAGATGCTCCAACGGTTCTATTGCGAAAAGAGCAATTCCGCAAACCGAGAAGAAAAAGACCGCCGATATTCCCTTTGTCAGCATGTTCATGTGGCTCTCGCCTCCTTGCCCATTATTTCGACTTCGGACTCAAGGGTTATGTTCCGTTCTTCCAACGCGGCTTCCCTCGCTTTCTCGATGAGCGTGATGATATCGTCGGCTTTTGCCCTGTTGAAGTTCACGATGAAATTCGCGTGGATTTCCGAGAACTTGGCTCCGCCGACGCAAAGCCCCTTGAATCCCAGCCCCTCGAGCAATTCTCCCGCACTGACCGTGGGCGGGTTCTTGAAGACCGAACCCGTGTTGGCCATTTTTACGGGCTGGGTCCTGTTTCTGTAAGCGAGGTACTGTCTCACGTTCTCCTCGCTTTTCTTCCTGTCTCCTTCGCGCAGTTCGAACACGGCTTTCGTGACTATGGCGCCCTCGGGCAGGTTGCTTTTCCTGTACTCGAAATTTATCTCTTCTCTTGACAGTTCTTTTTCCTCACCCTCGTGCCATACGTAAACTTTTTTTACCGCGTCCTTTATCTCTCCCCCGTTTGCGCCGGCGTTCATGTATATGCTTCCTCCGACCGTTCCAGGTATACCGGCGGCGAACTCGAACCCTGTGAGTCCGAGGCGGATCGATCTGTTCATTATGGATGAGAGCATTGCGCCGCATTCGGCTTCGACGCGCGTTCCGTCTATGCTTACTTCCTTTAGCTTCCTCGTGCTTACGACTACGCCGTCTATTCCCTGCTCGGTTATTATGGTGTTGGAACCGGCTCCGAGCACGGTGACTTTTTCCCCTGACTCGTGGCAGTGCCTTAGCAGTTCAAGGAAACTTTTCATGTTCTGTGGATACACGAGGCGTTTCGCCTCTCCACCGACTTTTATGTACAGGTATTTCCTCATCGGGTAGTTGACCAGTATTTCAAGGTCGCTGTTTTGAGTTGAGTCGTTCATACGATCCGTTCTGCGATCCTGTCCCCGTACTTCCAGACGTTCCCGGCGCCCGAGGTAAGCAGGATATCCCCTTTTTTGAGCTCGTTTGCCATGCGGTCCACGAAAGCATCGGGGTCATCCACGTGACGTGCGTTCGCGTTGCCCGCTTTCTTTATGTCTTCGACTAGCTTTTCTGAAGTTATTCCCTTCACCGGTTTTTCCCCGGCGGGATATATATCAAGAACGTATAGGTGTTTTATTTTTCCTAAAACCCTGACAAAGTCGTTGTAAAGAAGCTTTGTCCTAGAAAATCTGTGGGGCTGGAAGAGAAGAATCGGTTCTTGGGAAAACGCTGCCTTAAGAGCTTCTATAGTGACTTCCAGCTCACTCGGGTGATGCCCGTAATCGTCTATTATCTTTACACCTTTCTTCTCACTTTTCAACTGCAGTCTTCTTTCCGTGCCCTCAAAGGTCGCAAGACCCTCTTTTATCTTCTCGAAACTGAAGCCGAACTCCATTCCCACGGCTATTGCGGCCAGGGAATTTAGGGCGTTATGGGCTCCCAGAGTGCTGAGATCCACCTCTCCGAGCAGGTAACCTCCGTATGTTACTTCAAACGATGTCCGCAGCTTGGAAAAGCGTATGTTTTCGGCCATTAGATCCGCGGGGCTGTTTATTCCGTAAGTCAGTATTTTTTTGTTGAATTCCCTGCTTATCCTTGCGGTTCTCGGACAGTCGGCGCATGTTACCGCGAGTCCGTAGAAGGGGATTTTGTGCAGGAAGTTGGAGAAGGCAAGCTCGAGGGCCTTCATGTCTCCGTAGTAATCAAGGTGCTCTTTGTCGATATTTGTGAGCACCGTGACGACCGGAGAGAGTTTTTCGAATGATCCGTCGCTCTCATCGGCTTCCACTACCATGAAACGTCCGGTTCCAAGGTGGGCGTTTGAGTCTATGGTCCGCAGCTTTCCTCCTACCACTATGGTTGGATCGGCACCGCAGTGGGAAAGCACCGACGCTATCATGGAGGACGTGGTGGTTTTTCCGTGGCTTCCGGCTACTGCGATGCCGAACTTGAGTCTCATCAGTTCTGCGAGCATTTCCGCTCTGGGTATGAGGGGAACCCTGGCCGCTGCGGCGGCGATCATCTCGGGATTGTCTTTCCTGATGGCCGATGAGTATACGACCACCTCGCTTCCCTTGATGTTCTCCGAGCTGTGACCCGTGTGAACGACGGCTCCCAGAGAAGCCAGCCGTCGGGTTATCTGGGTTTCCGCGAGATC includes the following:
- the ftsA gene encoding cell division protein FtsA; protein product: MAQRKNSSLPIVGLDIGTTKVSVVVGESDLNGETEIIGVGNHPSHGLKRGVVVNIEKTVDSIQNAVEKAEHMSGHAIKEVIVGIAGGHIKGMNGHGMVTLREKEVTPKDIDRVIESANALLIPAEREIIHAIPQEYTVDKESGINDPVGIHGLKLEANVHVVTGDVTAARNIIKCIEMSGMSSVDMVIEQIASSEAVLTHDEREIGVAMIDFGGGTCDIAVFINGSVKYTESITLGGDHLDRDIAFGLSVPLPEARRLKENHGVATAKPNEMISDDRIEVKSASGREPKRILKKDLTTIIQLRMEEIFTLIKKEFLKQGFIGMLPAGVVLTGGSSKMQEMATLAEQVLDMPVRIGIPRDVNGLTDIITDPIYSTGVGLVKYASLNEESGIPAGVLTQKNVFTRMKGWFNEFF
- a CDS encoding FtsQ-type POTRA domain-containing protein, which codes for MNMLTKGISAVFFFSVCGIALFAIEPLEHLTVKEVVITGNSKISSSEIIKRSGIRAGSTSMLFPTSKAKQEILENPWVSEVRVKKLLHGKIKVEIYETEPFCIVAQEGAKPHYIDVTGRRLGLAEPSQGLDFPVISSKEEVSPGLMLQAIEILNLSKSSPALGWSEISEVVVEENFGIKLLTLDRRFVTFGKNNMKSKWHKVERIIVHSRKNNLVEKDIDISSGEVGVIGYDS
- the murB gene encoding UDP-N-acetylmuramate dehydrogenase; this translates as MNDSTQNSDLEILVNYPMRKYLYIKVGGEAKRLVYPQNMKSFLELLRHCHESGEKVTVLGAGSNTIITEQGIDGVVVSTRKLKEVSIDGTRVEAECGAMLSSIMNRSIRLGLTGFEFAAGIPGTVGGSIYMNAGANGGEIKDAVKKVYVWHEGEEKELSREEINFEYRKSNLPEGAIVTKAVFELREGDRKKSEENVRQYLAYRNRTQPVKMANTGSVFKNPPTVSAGELLEGLGFKGLCVGGAKFSEIHANFIVNFNRAKADDIITLIEKAREAALEERNITLESEVEIMGKEARAT
- a CDS encoding UDP-N-acetylmuramate--L-alanine ligase is translated as MYGKINKVHFIGIGGIGMSGIAEVLINMGLEVSGSDLAETQITRRLASLGAVVHTGHSSENIKGSEVVVYSSAIRKDNPEMIAAAAARVPLIPRAEMLAELMRLKFGIAVAGSHGKTTTSSMIASVLSHCGADPTIVVGGKLRTIDSNAHLGTGRFMVVEADESDGSFEKLSPVVTVLTNIDKEHLDYYGDMKALELAFSNFLHKIPFYGLAVTCADCPRTARISREFNKKILTYGINSPADLMAENIRFSKLRTSFEVTYGGYLLGEVDLSTLGAHNALNSLAAIAVGMEFGFSFEKIKEGLATFEGTERRLQLKSEKKGVKIIDDYGHHPSELEVTIEALKAAFSQEPILLFQPHRFSRTKLLYNDFVRVLGKIKHLYVLDIYPAGEKPVKGITSEKLVEDIKKAGNANARHVDDPDAFVDRMANELKKGDILLTSGAGNVWKYGDRIAERIV